In Maylandia zebra isolate NMK-2024a linkage group LG12, Mzebra_GT3a, whole genome shotgun sequence, a single genomic region encodes these proteins:
- the LOC101477201 gene encoding potassium voltage-gated channel subfamily V member 2 — MGSTRKVDSIPNRRQSLFPNYKVTDSDLNRRPSEIVYPLAKESCVKTWNSLQELSRDIYDIYAEYEDEEDDSTPYGFTKHISSSKKNYVININVGGKPYKIAYKMAAKYPKTRIGRLATYTDHNMKLDLCDDYIVTSNEYFFDRDPDVFHSIFNFYRTGVLWIKDELCPRNFLEEINYWGVRIKTTHRCCRIAFEERQDELNDQLKIQRELEAEIEIEENEELFHDMFMGQMRRAIWNLMEKPFSSVQAKLMAVASSLFVLISLVAMTLNTVQEMQYRTASGHLSGKTYWECVESMCITFFTMEYLLRLISTPDLSSFSRSVLNTVDLIAILPQYLQCILEIFDSQDNYVKHEADMQAVGQVGKLGQVLRIMRLMRIFRILKLARHSTGLRAFGFTLRQCYQQVGCLFLFIAMGIFSFSAMVYTVEHDMPHTNFTSIPHAWWWAAVSISTVGYGDVYPETMLGRIFAFICIAFGIILNGLPISILFNKFSDYYSKLKSNQYTASLKNRGKVKFGKRTVKTLEHCFGNHQCHAH, encoded by the exons ATGGGGAGCACCAGGAAGGTGGACAGCATACCGAACAGGAGACAGAGTCTCTTCCCCAACTACAAAGTCACAGATTCTGATCTTAATCGAAGACCTTCTGAGATCGTTTACCCACTAGCAAAGGAAAGCTGCGTGAAAAcgtggaactctctgcaggagctcAGCAGGGACATCTACGACATTTATGCAGAGTATGAGGACGAAGAGGATGACAGTACTCCATACGGCTTCACCAAGCACATTTCCTCCTCCAAGAAGAACTATGTGATCAATATTAATGTAGGAGGGAAGCCCTACAAGATAGCCTACAAGATGGCAGCGAAGTACCCCAAGACCAGGATAGGGAGACTGGCCACGTACACAGACCACAACATGAAGCTGGACCTGTGTGATGACTACATAGTGACCAGCAACGAGTACTTCTTTGACAGGGACCCAGATGTCTTTCACAGCATCTTCAACTTCTACAGGACGGGAGTGCTCTGGATCAAGGACGAGCTGTGTCCCCGCAACTTTCTGGAGGAGATCAACTACTGGGGCGTGAGGATCAAGACCACCCACCGCTGCTGCCGCATCGCCTTCGAGGAGAGGCAGGACGAGCTCAACGACCAGCTGAAAATCCAGAGGGAGCTGGAGGCAGAGATAGAGATAGAGGAGAACGAGGAGCTGTTCCACGACATGTTCATGGGCCAGATGCGGCGAGCCATCTGGAATTTGATGGAGAAGCCTTTTTCATCTGTGCAGGCCAAGCTGATGGCTGTGGCCTCCAGTTTGTTTGTCCTGATCTCCCTGGTGGCCATGACCCTCAACACGGTACAGGAGATGCAGTACAGAACTGCTTCAGGTCACCTCAGCGGCAAGACATACTGGGAGTGCGTGGAGTCCATGTGCATCACCTTCTTCACCATGGAATACCTGCTGCGTCTCATATCCACACCCGACCTCAGTTCCTTCAGCAGGAGCGTGCTCAACACCGTGGACCTAATCGCAATCCTGCCTCAGTATCTGCAGTGCATTCTGGAGATCTTTGACAGCCAGGATAATTACGTGAAGCATGAGGCTGACATGCAGGCGGTGGGGCAGGTGGGAAAGCTGGGGCAAGTGTTGAGGATCATGAGACTGATGCGGATCTTTCGGATCTTGAAGCTGGCGCGTCACTCCACGGGTCTGCGGGCGTTTGGCTTCACCCTGCGACAGTGCTACCAGCAAGTGGGCTGCCTCTTCCTCTTCATCGCCATGGgcattttcagcttttctgcTATGGTTTATACCGTGGAGCACGACATGCCACACACAAACTTCACCAGCATTCCTCATGCATGGTGGTGGGCAGCT GTCAGCATCTCCACTGTGGGCTACGGAGACGTCTATCCAGAGACCATGCTAGGCCGTATTTTTGCCTTCATCTGCATTGCTTTTGGAATCATCCTCAATGGCCTGCCCATATCTATCCTCTTCAACAAGTTCTCAGACTAC